The proteins below come from a single Candidatus Methanoperedens sp. genomic window:
- a CDS encoding ABC transporter permease, with amino-acid sequence MKLEKCFKHAFNMVLHSKLRSWLTITGIVIGVAAVIAIVSIGDGMQQTLNAQLNALGGDIVTITAGAGRGGGMYGMRGGGGGGGGGGALATTKPVVLANVDLQALKAIPDIALIDTNIRESVNTSYLGKIGKVSVTGVDQKVWSQVTTTTIQTGRSLGPADQNVVVIGGNLASSYFSQPVGINKMISINGSAFRVVGILNDQSNSIYMPIQMAYQVMPDKTNGIYDTFVIKVRNQDQLVQDISEIQNKLIIERHVTQNTMDFSVSSNLQMQQTRAATMNSMSTFLLAIAAVSLIVGSIGIANTMFTSVLEKTKEIGIMKAIGARNPDILLIFLFNAGFIGLVGGIIGVILGTMLSGFMPALMGGLPMGRGGTLVTLNSIMMALSVSVIVGILAGLIPAYQASKLKPVDALRYE; translated from the coding sequence ATGAAACTTGAAAAATGTTTCAAACATGCGTTTAATATGGTGCTTCACAGCAAGCTGAGAAGCTGGCTGACTATAACTGGAATAGTAATAGGCGTTGCTGCCGTAATTGCTATTGTATCTATAGGAGACGGGATGCAGCAAACGCTTAATGCACAATTGAATGCTCTTGGCGGAGATATCGTGACAATCACAGCCGGCGCTGGACGGGGTGGCGGCATGTATGGTATGAGAGGCGGCGGGGGAGGAGGCGGGGGGGGCGGAGCTTTGGCGACGACCAAACCAGTAGTACTGGCCAATGTTGATCTCCAGGCATTGAAGGCTATACCTGATATTGCGCTGATCGACACAAATATCAGAGAAAGTGTGAACACATCCTACCTTGGCAAAATTGGCAAAGTTTCAGTAACAGGCGTTGACCAGAAAGTATGGTCTCAAGTTACTACGACTACAATCCAAACAGGTCGGAGCCTTGGTCCTGCTGACCAGAACGTCGTCGTAATCGGAGGAAATCTCGCATCTTCTTATTTTTCCCAGCCTGTCGGGATAAATAAAATGATTTCGATAAACGGCAGTGCTTTCAGAGTTGTGGGAATTCTTAATGACCAGAGCAATAGTATTTATATGCCAATCCAGATGGCATATCAGGTGATGCCAGACAAGACAAACGGTATCTATGATACATTTGTTATTAAGGTCAGGAATCAGGACCAGCTGGTTCAAGATATCTCGGAAATCCAGAACAAACTTATTATTGAAAGACATGTCACCCAAAACACAATGGATTTTTCAGTTTCTTCAAATTTGCAAATGCAACAGACAAGAGCAGCTACGATGAATTCAATGAGTACATTTCTTCTTGCAATTGCTGCGGTTTCCTTAATCGTGGGTTCTATCGGGATTGCAAACACCATGTTCACTTCTGTCCTTGAAAAGACTAAAGAAATCGGGATAATGAAAGCTATCGGTGCGCGCAATCCTGATATCCTGCTCATATTCCTGTTCAATGCAGGATTTATCGGGCTCGTTGGTGGAATAATAGGCGTAATCCTGGGAACAATGCTTTCCGGCTTCATGCCTGCGCTTATGGGGGGTCTTCCCATGGGAAGAGGGGGCACACTAGTGACATTGAACTCAATAATGATGGCATTATCAGTATCGGTTATAGTGGGAATTCTTGCAGGATTGATTCCCGCGTACCAGGCATCGAAATTGAAGCCTGTTGATGCTTTGAGATACGAATAA
- a CDS encoding ion transporter, with protein MQGLRGKIREPVYQIFTDHLMIVLALLLIPVIFLPLFFIFSPFMLVLFRIARDAILVIFILEYFLKLYVADFRKAYAADPWHVIDLLIVILAATNFIPWTLLGGIGRAFPLLRLLRLTRIFAVAGRTVKRAIPVRPMEEVALLASRMKINILMDGNIIRGAAKEDIASYIAAPEHTWIDLQEVSELDIGFVSDTLKIPRVVLESKIIKESYPKIDFFKNFTTIFIRDSKLQSEGADVKDAHILRNNMLITWDNNYIVTISSDKSELFDLISDDLALKDEDFIVRILYAIFSRKISDYEDIVRSMEQNITALEELPVGKMHPFLERSFYFKKEIQKIHGNLLHFKQVLGAIRTRKILPGLKDEYPSLFGILFDESVYLSETSENIRDNLFSLIDLRINTVSVGLNRVMRVLAVITSLGLIPSIISGLFGENLIDSPYHVRLPEVFFLELSIMLLVAYAFYRRGWLR; from the coding sequence ATGCAAGGGCTGCGTGGTAAAATAAGGGAGCCTGTGTATCAGATATTCACCGATCACCTGATGATAGTACTTGCACTGTTACTGATCCCGGTTATTTTTTTGCCATTATTTTTTATCTTCTCACCGTTCATGCTTGTCTTGTTCAGGATAGCTAGAGATGCCATCCTTGTGATATTCATTCTGGAGTACTTCTTAAAGCTGTATGTAGCAGATTTCAGGAAGGCATATGCTGCGGACCCGTGGCACGTTATTGACCTTCTGATCGTTATCCTTGCCGCTACGAATTTCATTCCGTGGACACTGCTGGGAGGAATAGGAAGGGCTTTTCCACTGCTGCGGTTGTTAAGGTTAACAAGGATATTTGCGGTTGCTGGCAGGACAGTCAAAAGGGCTATCCCGGTAAGACCGATGGAGGAGGTTGCTCTGCTTGCCTCACGAATGAAAATCAACATACTTATGGATGGCAATATCATCAGGGGTGCAGCAAAGGAAGATATCGCCAGTTATATTGCCGCACCAGAGCATACCTGGATAGACCTGCAGGAGGTTTCTGAGCTGGATATTGGTTTTGTCAGCGATACCCTCAAGATCCCAAGGGTTGTGCTGGAAAGCAAAATCATCAAGGAATCCTACCCCAAGATCGATTTCTTCAAGAACTTCACCACCATCTTCATCCGGGACTCAAAACTGCAATCAGAAGGTGCGGATGTTAAAGATGCCCATATCCTGAGAAATAATATGCTCATCACATGGGACAATAACTACATCGTCACCATTTCCAGTGACAAAAGCGAGCTATTTGATCTGATAAGTGATGACCTGGCACTGAAGGATGAGGATTTCATTGTTAGAATCTTATACGCGATTTTCAGCAGAAAAATCAGTGATTACGAAGATATCGTGCGGTCGATGGAACAAAATATTACAGCACTGGAAGAACTACCTGTGGGCAAGATGCACCCGTTCCTTGAGAGATCATTCTACTTTAAGAAAGAGATCCAGAAGATCCACGGCAACCTCTTGCATTTTAAGCAGGTGCTGGGGGCTATAAGGACGAGGAAAATATTGCCAGGCTTGAAGGATGAATATCCTTCCCTCTTTGGCATTCTCTTTGATGAATCAGTTTACCTGTCCGAGACATCTGAGAACATCAGGGATAATCTTTTCTCATTGATCGATCTTCGCATAAATACTGTATCGGTGGGGTTAAACAGGGTAATGAGGGTACTCGCAGTGATCACAAGCCTCGGGCTTATTCCATCAATCATAAGCGGGCTTTTTGGAGAAAACCTGATAGACAGCCCGTATCATGTCAGGCTCCCCGAGGTATTTTTCCTTGAGCTATCCATAATGCTCCTGGTAGCATATGCTTTCTACAGGCGGGGCTGGTTAAGGTAG
- a CDS encoding dienelactone hydrolase family protein, with protein sequence MKILILCLLTVALVTSGCTGYTDRNITEGYKSQGTTVNIISGNLTYPAYLAAPSGEGKKPAIVLIHSINGFEPGYRNLTDMLAEEGYVVLAPQWQTFERTPRDEIVERLILDSVAYLKTRPDVDANHLGLTGFCIGGRYTMLFLPQMDEFKSGVAWYGFPYSGGFANQSRPVDMIESLKAPMLMIHGTNDQASPIADIYRYATALNASGKYFELKVYQGEPHGFMIENGTLSRSFVAEDAYREMVTFFDRTLRE encoded by the coding sequence ATGAAGATATTGATTTTGTGCTTGTTGACTGTAGCCTTGGTTACCTCGGGTTGTACCGGATATACGGATCGCAATATAACCGAGGGTTACAAATCCCAGGGCACTACGGTCAATATCATAAGCGGGAATCTGACTTACCCTGCTTACCTTGCAGCGCCGTCCGGGGAAGGGAAGAAGCCGGCGATAGTGCTGATTCACTCCATCAACGGCTTCGAACCTGGCTACCGCAATCTGACCGATATGTTAGCCGAAGAAGGATATGTTGTGCTCGCTCCGCAGTGGCAGACCTTCGAGCGGACGCCAAGGGATGAGATAGTGGAACGGCTTATCCTGGACTCGGTAGCTTACTTAAAGACAAGACCGGATGTTGATGCCAATCACCTGGGGCTGACAGGATTCTGCATTGGCGGAAGGTATACCATGCTCTTTCTGCCCCAGATGGATGAATTCAAGTCAGGAGTTGCCTGGTATGGCTTCCCCTATTCCGGCGGATTTGCAAACCAATCCAGGCCTGTGGATATGATCGAATCATTGAAAGCACCGATGCTGATGATCCACGGGACCAACGACCAGGCAAGCCCGATTGCCGATATCTACCGCTATGCTACGGCATTAAATGCTTCTGGCAAGTACTTTGAGCTAAAGGTCTACCAGGGAGAGCCTCACGGGTTCATGATCGAGAACGGTACGCTCTCCCGGAGCTTCGTAGCCGAGGATGCCTACAGGGAGATGGTGACCTTCTTTGACCGCACACTGCGCGAATAA
- the hypB gene encoding hydrogenase nickel incorporation protein HypB: MHTIEVPIGYDVLAVNSELARRNRKTMEKHGITAFNIMGAIGSGKTLLIEITIEKLGKSCRIGAIAGDVVARIDAARFEKFRIPVMGLNTGKECHLDAHLVEHGLGKLPLDSLDILFIENVGNLICPADYELGEHKRVVIVSVSEGDDIVEKHPSIFTTADLIIVNKIDIAEAVNADADKMVKDARIINPRIDVLKMSLKTGEGFEEWINFVKESIKKISGGYV, translated from the coding sequence ATGCACACCATCGAAGTTCCTATTGGATACGACGTTCTGGCGGTGAATTCAGAGCTTGCGCGGCGCAACCGTAAGACCATGGAAAAACATGGTATTACGGCTTTTAACATAATGGGTGCAATAGGCTCTGGCAAGACGTTATTGATAGAGATAACAATAGAAAAACTTGGCAAAAGCTGCAGGATAGGCGCAATAGCAGGAGATGTGGTAGCGAGGATTGATGCCGCACGATTTGAAAAATTTAGAATACCTGTTATGGGGTTAAACACAGGAAAAGAATGCCACCTGGACGCGCATCTTGTGGAGCACGGGCTTGGAAAACTCCCGCTTGATTCCCTAGATATTCTATTCATAGAGAACGTGGGGAATCTGATATGTCCTGCGGATTATGAACTGGGTGAGCATAAACGCGTGGTGATTGTAAGCGTAAGTGAAGGGGACGATATTGTTGAAAAACATCCTTCGATTTTTACCACTGCTGACCTTATAATCGTAAATAAAATAGATATTGCTGAGGCTGTAAATGCGGATGCGGATAAAATGGTGAAGGATGCACGCATCATCAATCCGCGCATAGATGTTCTGAAGATGAGCCTTAAAACCGGGGAAGGTTTTGAAGAGTGGATAAACTTTGTAAAGGAAAGTATTAAAAAAATAAGTGGAGGTTATGTATGA
- a CDS encoding class I SAM-dependent methyltransferase, translated as MAHKFDVKSAEILDSPERILFLNPDGILDKAGLSREMVLADLGCGTGYFTIPASRRVKKVFAIDVQKGMLDIVLQKIKKQNLTNIEAILSEETRIPLPDNSVDVLLMANVFHELEDRSSILKEGKRILSGNGIVVIVDWKKLEMDFGPPVEERLTPEDVISICRDNGFEVREQLDAGPYNYLLIFGKMGKTPGKKKIIEEMSGDKYFHGERKQYSDIDDLIKKTLEDRKQRRLKELGK; from the coding sequence ATGGCTCATAAATTCGATGTAAAGAGTGCGGAAATACTCGACAGCCCCGAGAGAATCCTATTTTTAAATCCAGACGGCATTCTGGACAAAGCGGGATTGAGCAGGGAAATGGTACTTGCAGACCTGGGCTGCGGCACAGGTTATTTCACAATACCTGCCTCGCGGCGTGTCAAAAAGGTGTTTGCCATTGATGTCCAGAAAGGAATGCTTGATATTGTTCTCCAGAAAATAAAAAAGCAAAATCTCACAAACATTGAAGCTATTTTATCGGAAGAAACGCGTATTCCGCTGCCTGATAATTCCGTTGACGTACTGCTTATGGCTAATGTATTTCATGAACTTGAGGATAGAAGCTCGATATTAAAAGAAGGAAAGCGTATTCTTTCCGGGAACGGGATAGTGGTTATAGTGGACTGGAAGAAGCTGGAGATGGATTTCGGACCGCCCGTAGAGGAGCGGCTGACGCCAGAGGACGTGATTTCTATCTGCAGGGATAATGGCTTTGAAGTTCGGGAACAGTTGGATGCTGGTCCTTATAATTATTTGTTGATTTTTGGAAAGATGGGAAAGACACCAGGAAAAAAGAAAATTATTGAGGAGATGTCAGGGGATAAATATTTTCACGGTGAAAGGAAGCAGTACAGCGATATAGATGATTTGATAAAGAAGACGCTGGAGGATAGGAAACAGAGGCGCTTGAAGGAGTTGGGGAAATAA
- a CDS encoding DUF4367 domain-containing protein → MRNKIIMGAIIAIVLLSAAVIWYFTPSDVSIVKVEASKELLIGQLGQLTVFMQNNASKDANVTIDVKNSFVDAKGVSLKGVAVLSYENLSYTPSNTSNVTDISQKEILLKPGFNSITYMVGYESPGLQKVEVDIYQYGKLIDSRTVEINIPKPKIAMNIWNQTSINGTNEIYSVYGDLEIFGQGYAPGVVVNISVVNELTNTTVSTVTRSYSLNSESNGFFGPSEPLVTWETRNSVSDPVTGMQTTIYTETFAPIIVIELSKGNPSDEKYILSPIVIKGKVGDRYKVVATARWINQVVSSEMMIPSPPVREKTVEEAIADAQAEVSFKILQPGYIPEGYRMNTAGTSGTKFHGFSSELEQALLSYTRGNEYLNLQELLVIKDDTDVSGSFSKTPYKFVDINGTQGRFLEEESGMKSLNWKEGSLSLTISSYAYNGSSFTGTSLGMDEMIKVARSVK, encoded by the coding sequence ATGAGAAATAAGATTATAATGGGGGCGATAATAGCGATAGTTTTACTGTCTGCCGCAGTAATCTGGTATTTTACCCCTTCAGATGTCAGTATTGTAAAAGTAGAAGCGTCTAAGGAACTCCTAATAGGACAACTGGGTCAGCTTACGGTCTTCATGCAGAATAATGCTTCAAAGGACGCAAATGTAACTATAGATGTGAAAAATTCATTTGTAGATGCGAAAGGCGTTAGTTTAAAAGGGGTTGCTGTTTTATCGTATGAGAATTTAAGTTACACGCCATCGAACACATCAAACGTCACTGATATTTCTCAGAAAGAAATTCTATTAAAACCCGGCTTCAACAGCATAACTTACATGGTGGGATACGAATCGCCGGGGCTGCAAAAAGTCGAAGTGGATATATATCAATATGGGAAACTCATAGATTCCAGAACAGTAGAAATCAATATTCCCAAGCCGAAAATAGCGATGAACATCTGGAACCAGACAAGCATCAATGGAACTAATGAAATTTACTCCGTTTATGGTGATCTAGAGATCTTCGGACAGGGCTATGCACCAGGTGTTGTAGTTAATATTTCAGTAGTAAATGAGTTAACGAATACCACTGTTTCAACAGTTACAAGGAGCTACTCTTTAAATAGTGAATCGAATGGATTTTTTGGACCATCTGAACCTCTTGTAACGTGGGAAACCCGTAATTCCGTCTCTGACCCGGTGACAGGGATGCAAACCACTATCTATACTGAAACATTTGCGCCTATCATAGTTATCGAACTCTCAAAGGGCAATCCCTCAGATGAAAAATATATACTGTCTCCTATAGTTATAAAAGGCAAGGTGGGAGACAGATATAAAGTGGTTGCAACAGCAAGGTGGATTAACCAGGTGGTAAGCTCTGAAATGATGATTCCTTCACCCCCTGTAAGGGAAAAGACCGTTGAGGAGGCTATAGCAGACGCGCAGGCAGAGGTTTCTTTTAAGATTCTCCAACCAGGTTATATCCCGGAAGGATACAGGATGAATACTGCGGGAACCTCGGGAACCAAGTTCCATGGCTTTTCTTCAGAACTTGAACAGGCACTCCTTTCCTATACAAGGGGAAATGAATACCTGAACTTACAGGAACTCCTTGTTATAAAGGACGATACGGATGTATCGGGAAGTTTTTCTAAAACTCCATATAAATTCGTGGATATAAACGGAACCCAGGGACGCTTTTTAGAGGAAGAGAGCGGTATGAAGTCATTGAACTGGAAAGAAGGCAGTCTCAGCCTGACCATTAGCAGTTATGCTTACAACGGGAGCAGTTTTACCGGTACCTCGCTTGGCATGGATGAGATGATAAAGGTGGCAAGGTCTGTCAAATGA
- a CDS encoding DUF4139 domain-containing protein has protein sequence MLNQSMLRGIYQSLKSTSFKKLISLIVIALLLVSLAALWESREENNWNNIEGGATIVSKEVPKVALLSIAKAATPDKTKNEVTVYNQNLALVKEYRTMDLSSGNNIIKYVDVASQIDPTSVMFNDPKSQNTVVVEQNYEYDLVSSDQLLDKYLDKEITVTSDNESFTGKLLSRSGGITLETQKGVVVLNNVKKIEYPDSAGLLTKPTLIWQIYTDSSGSREVETTYLTGGMNWKANYIATIDQSDSKANIKGWVTIENNAGTAYPDAKLKLVAGDINRVEVPQYYYDKGVAAATAIPAPMMGAPPGFTQEGLFEYHLYTLQRPTTLNNNEIKQISLLSADNVPAKKEYSYDGARDGEKVRVVLNITNSEENGLGMPLPKGVVRVYKADSDGQLQFLGEDSIDHTPKDEKLRINVGNAFDIVGKRLVTDREGMGAYGNRESYSIELKNHKTEDAKIIVTEQFYGNWQITKASEQYKKKDANTIEFEVNVPKDGTKTINYTVETRYQ, from the coding sequence ATGCTAAACCAATCTATGCTGAGGGGAATATATCAAAGTTTAAAATCCACGAGTTTCAAAAAGCTCATCTCTTTAATTGTAATCGCGTTGCTGCTTGTTTCTCTTGCAGCCCTGTGGGAAAGCCGGGAAGAGAATAACTGGAATAATATCGAGGGCGGTGCTACCATTGTATCCAAGGAAGTGCCGAAAGTAGCTCTTCTTTCCATCGCAAAAGCAGCCACCCCAGATAAAACAAAGAACGAAGTCACGGTTTATAACCAGAATCTTGCTCTTGTAAAAGAATACAGGACAATGGATCTAAGCAGTGGAAATAATATTATCAAATACGTTGATGTTGCATCCCAGATAGACCCTACATCCGTAATGTTCAATGACCCTAAAAGCCAGAACACGGTTGTCGTGGAGCAGAACTATGAATACGACCTCGTAAGCTCGGACCAACTGCTGGATAAATACCTTGATAAAGAGATAACAGTCACTTCGGATAACGAGTCTTTTACAGGCAAGCTTCTTAGCCGCTCAGGAGGCATCACGCTTGAAACCCAGAAAGGCGTAGTTGTTCTGAATAATGTAAAGAAGATAGAATATCCTGATTCAGCAGGTCTTCTCACCAAACCTACACTTATCTGGCAGATATACACCGACTCCTCAGGAAGCCGGGAAGTCGAAACCACATATCTCACAGGCGGCATGAACTGGAAAGCCAACTATATTGCTACGATAGACCAGAGCGATTCAAAAGCGAATATAAAAGGCTGGGTTACAATTGAGAATAATGCAGGAACCGCTTATCCGGATGCAAAGCTGAAACTGGTGGCCGGGGATATAAATCGGGTAGAAGTGCCCCAGTATTACTATGATAAAGGCGTTGCTGCAGCCACAGCTATTCCTGCTCCTATGATGGGAGCACCCCCAGGTTTCACGCAGGAAGGTCTGTTCGAATACCACTTATACACTCTCCAGCGCCCAACAACCCTGAACAACAATGAGATAAAACAGATATCCCTGCTCAGCGCTGATAATGTTCCGGCAAAGAAAGAATATTCCTATGACGGAGCAAGGGACGGTGAGAAGGTACGGGTCGTACTTAACATTACCAACTCAGAGGAAAACGGTCTTGGCATGCCGCTGCCAAAGGGCGTGGTAAGGGTATATAAGGCTGACAGCGACGGGCAGCTTCAGTTTTTAGGTGAGGACAGTATTGACCATACGCCAAAAGATGAGAAGCTGAGGATAAATGTGGGAAATGCCTTTGATATCGTTGGCAAGCGCCTCGTAACAGATAGGGAGGGCATGGGTGCCTATGGAAACCGGGAAAGCTACAGCATCGAACTGAAGAATCATAAAACCGAAGACGCGAAGATAATAGTAACCGAGCAATTCTATGGCAACTGGCAGATAACAAAGGCTTCTGAGCAGTACAAAAAGAAGGATGCAAACACCATTGAATTTGAGGTTAATGTACCCAAAGATGGCACAAAAACCATAAACTACACCGTTGAGACCAGATATCAATAA
- a CDS encoding 4Fe-4S binding protein: MSEEKLEVTLENEVKDTHFLFTQKTGKSKKLLDYDYKRCNGCGICFEVCPKKAIELGPVIEIATGLDAPPVIIDHTKCSFCGMCAAFCPVRAINMSVNEKDILELQEFPHLDSGVVFNDKCLPCLICKKSCPEEAIGVEFTFPKKENLAPFKPGKMGEIEVDMEKCTLCGACAELCPAFVLVEKKAKADDLMPFENLLVDKTKCDYCGICVPFCPEDAIKVKGDFDDEEVKKLAPKLTGNIKVDDSKCTRCGWCEAVCPYDAAEVTKPFEGEIELVPAKLAGCDPVGCHGCFNVCPSKAWIIPKDKKIDVVRDFCTYCGACEKACHVKAIGVKRMKTRHTAVEDTPWAQDWKKAILCLTTQDRCRPDVSHTLSVEKAQRKLEPAFVRPDVNHEFRKLVDERIAKISSLMGNKQVRRLWEKKEPEIAAQEIKKRLVKQK; this comes from the coding sequence ATGAGCGAGGAAAAACTGGAGGTAACTCTGGAAAATGAGGTCAAGGATACTCATTTTCTTTTTACACAGAAAACCGGGAAATCAAAAAAGCTCCTGGATTATGATTATAAGCGCTGCAACGGCTGCGGGATTTGCTTTGAGGTCTGCCCCAAGAAAGCAATCGAGCTCGGTCCAGTTATAGAAATAGCCACAGGACTGGACGCCCCGCCTGTTATCATAGACCACACCAAGTGTTCGTTCTGCGGCATGTGCGCTGCATTCTGTCCTGTTAGGGCTATCAATATGTCTGTAAACGAAAAGGATATCCTTGAATTGCAGGAGTTCCCGCATCTTGATTCTGGCGTGGTATTCAATGATAAGTGCCTACCCTGCCTCATATGCAAGAAATCATGTCCCGAAGAGGCAATCGGCGTTGAATTCACCTTCCCGAAAAAGGAGAATCTGGCGCCGTTTAAGCCTGGAAAGATGGGCGAAATCGAGGTGGACATGGAAAAATGCACCTTATGCGGAGCCTGCGCCGAGCTGTGCCCTGCGTTTGTGCTCGTGGAGAAAAAAGCAAAAGCAGACGACCTTATGCCTTTTGAGAACCTGCTGGTTGATAAGACAAAATGCGACTACTGCGGCATCTGCGTTCCTTTCTGTCCTGAGGATGCCATAAAAGTAAAGGGAGATTTTGATGATGAAGAGGTAAAAAAGCTTGCCCCGAAGCTCACCGGCAATATCAAAGTAGACGATAGCAAATGCACAAGATGCGGCTGGTGCGAGGCAGTCTGCCCCTATGATGCAGCCGAGGTTACAAAACCTTTTGAGGGCGAGATTGAGCTTGTACCCGCGAAGCTTGCAGGCTGCGATCCTGTGGGCTGCCACGGATGCTTCAACGTCTGTCCTTCCAAAGCCTGGATTATCCCGAAGGATAAAAAGATAGACGTTGTTCGCGACTTCTGCACCTACTGCGGCGCGTGTGAGAAAGCATGCCATGTAAAGGCTATCGGGGTGAAAAGAATGAAGACGAGGCATACGGCTGTGGAGGATACGCCGTGGGCGCAGGACTGGAAAAAAGCAATACTGTGCCTTACCACGCAGGATAGATGCCGTCCTGATGTCTCTCATACGTTGAGTGTGGAAAAAGCACAAAGGAAACTTGAGCCGGCGTTCGTCAGACCTGATGTAAATCACGAATTCAGGAAATTGGTGGATGAAAGGATTGCAAAAATATCTTCACTCATGGGTAACAAGCAGGTAAGGCGCCTATGGGAGAAAAAAGAGCCAGAGATTGCGGCGCAGGAGATAAAGAAACGGCTCGTAAAACAAAAATAG